The proteins below are encoded in one region of Cygnus olor isolate bCygOlo1 chromosome 19, bCygOlo1.pri.v2, whole genome shotgun sequence:
- the LOC121057504 gene encoding glutamine synthetase, translating to MSVSHSSRLNKLVREQYMRLPQGGQVQVTYVWIDGSGEGVRCKSRTLDKEPKSIEDVPEWNFDGSSTAQAEGSNSDMFLVPVCMFRDPFCLDPNKLVLCEVLKYNRKPAETNLRHTCKKVMDLVKDSHPWFGMEQEYTLLGINGHPYGWPDNGFPGPQGPYYCGVGADKVYGRDIVESHYKACLYAGVKICGTNAEVMPSQWEFQVGPCEGIEMGDHLWMARFILHRVCEDFGVVATLDPKPMTGNWNGAGCHTNYSTEEMRRDGGLKHIEAAIEKLSKRHDYHICVYDPRGGRDNSRRLTGHHETSNIFEFSAGVANRGASIRIPRQVGQDGFGYFEDRRPAANCDPYAVTEAIMRTTVLNETGVETKDYADH from the exons ATGTCGGTGTCGCACagctccaggctgaacaagctGGTGCGGGAGCAGTACATGCGGCTGCCCCAGGGCGGGCAGGTGCAGGTCACCTACGTCTGGATCGACGGCAGCGGCGAGGGCGTGCGCTGCAAGAGCAGGACCCTCGACAAGGAGCCCAAGAGCATCGAAG ATGTCCCCGAGTGGAATTTTGATggctccagcacagcacaggcgGAGGGTTCCAACAGCGACATGTTCCTGGTGCCCGTCTGCATGTTCAGGGACCCTTTTTGCCTGGACCCCAACAAGCTGGTGCTGTGCGAAGTGCTCAAGTACAACAGGAAGCCTGCAG AGACCAACCTGAGGCACACCTGCAAGAAAGTCATGGACTTGGTGAAGGACAGCCACCCCTGGTTCGGGATGGAGCAGGAGTACACGCTGCTGGGCATCAACGGCCACCCCTATGGCTGGCCCGACAACGGCTTCCCCGGCCCACAGG GCCCCTATTACTGTGGGGTTGGAGCGGATAAGGTGTACGGGCGGGACATCGTGGAGTCCCACTACAAGGCTTGTCTCTACGCGGGGGTGAAGATCTGTGGCACCAACGCAGAGGTGATGCCCTCCCAG TGGGAATTTCAAGTGGGTCCGTGTGAAGGCATCGAGATGGGCGATCACCTCTGGATGGCTCGCTTCATCCTGCACCGCGTCTGCGAGGACTTCGGGGTGGTGGCCACTCTGGACCCCAAACCGATGACGGGCAACTGGAACGGGGCCGGCTGCCACACCAACTACAGCACCGAGGAGATGCGGAGGGACGGGGGTCTCAA ACACATCGAAGCGGCCATCGAGAAGCTGAGCAAGCGGCACGACTACCACATCTGCGTCTACGACCCGCGGGGCGGCAGGGACAACTCCCGGCGGCTCACCGGCCACCACGAGACCTCCAACATCTTCGAGTTCTCTGCCGGCGTGGCCAACCGAGGCGCCAGCATCCGCATCCCGCGCCAGGTGGGCCAGGACGGCTTCGGCTACTTCGAGGACCGGCGGCCAGCGGCCAACTGCGACCCCTACGCAGTCACCGAGGCCATCATGAGGACCACGGTGCTCAACGAGACCGGCGTGGAGACCAAGGACTATGCCGACCACTGA